A single window of Falco rusticolus isolate bFalRus1 chromosome 6, bFalRus1.pri, whole genome shotgun sequence DNA harbors:
- the LOC119149584 gene encoding serine/threonine-protein kinase 35-like, with protein MAAESKYNIVREVGRGTYGVVYEAIVNQTRNKVAVKRMRCSVPENVELALQEFWALQSIQRKHENVIQLEECILQSGQIFQPVSHCSKKSDSHLLLIETCLKGRRCVDPRLPCFLWFVMELCDGGNMNEYLLSRSPDAQLNNSFMRQLSSAIAFLHRNQIVHRDLKSDNILISHRHGSPMVKVADFGLSKVCQGKGNVNQHCFSSACGSNFYMAPEVWEGHYTAKADIFALGIIFWAMVERITFRDVDTEKELLGTYICQGKKLIPLGEALLENPNMKLRIPLKNNKSMPDDLCELLHDMLAFNPKKRLDAFQLEVRIGQISYGKKRQRSAS; from the exons ATGGCTGCGGAATCCAAGTACAACATTGTTCGAGAAGTGGGCCGAGGGACCTATGGCGTGGTTTATGAGGCCATTGTTAATCAAACTAGAAACAAAGTAGCTGTAAAAAGAATGCGTTGTAGTGTGCCTGAAAATGTAGAACTGGCTCTCCAAGAGTTCTGGGCCCTGCAGAGCATCCAgaggaaacatgaaaatgtgaTCCAGTTGGAGGAGTGTATCCTGCAGAGCGGCCAGATCTTTCAGCCAGTTAGTCATTGTTCCAAGAAATCAGACAGCCATTTGCTGCTAATTGAGACCTGCTTGAAAGGGCGGAGGTGCGTGGATCCCAGATTGccctgctttctgtggtttGTGATGGAGTTATGTGACGGTGGCAACATGAACGAATACCTGCTGTCTCGCAGCCCAGATGCTCAGCTGAACAACAGCTTCATGCGGCAGCTCAGCAGTGCCATAGCTTTCCTGCACAGAAACCAGATAGTGCATAGAGACCTGAAATCTGACAATATTTTGATTTCTCATAGACATGGAAGTCCTATGGTAAAG GTAGCAGATTTTGGCCTCAGCAAGGTGTGTCAGGGGAAGGGGAATGTGAACCAGCATTGCTTCTCCTCTGCGTGTGGGTCAAACTTCTACATGGCTCCAGAAGTATGGGAAGGTCACTACACTGCAAAGGCTGATATATTTGCCCTTGGGATCATTTTCTGGGCTATGGTCGAAAGGATCACCTTCCGAGATGTGGATACTGAGAAGGAATTGCTTG GAACTTATATCTGCCAAGGCAAGAAGCTTATTCCCCTTGGAGAAGCATTGCTTGAGAATCCCAACATGAAATTACGAATTCCCCTGAAGAACAACAAGTCCATGCCAGATGATCTCTGCGAGCTCCTGCATGATATGCTGGCTTTTAACCCGAAGAAAAGATTGGATGCCTTCCAACTAGAAGTCCGAATCGGGCAAATCTCCTATGGCAAAAAGCGTCAACGCTCTGCCTCGTAG